From a region of the Rhodoligotrophos appendicifer genome:
- a CDS encoding bactofilin family protein has protein sequence MIFKSKSSRTEAGAKAAAAMKADEDADRRNRRAGPTIITSDVIIEGKLITSGELQIDGTLHGDIRAASVVVDSNGSIRGEVVAEEIVVRGRIIGPLHAIHIHIYADAHVEGDIVHETISIENGAFIEGSIHRAEDPIDVADSMHAMEPDPYLPGTREPLRTLESPDEPKFRPDIEQGGFRPADLMRTTQSD, from the coding sequence ATGATCTTCAAGAGCAAGAGCAGTAGAACCGAGGCGGGAGCGAAGGCGGCGGCGGCCATGAAGGCGGACGAGGACGCCGATCGGCGCAACCGTCGTGCGGGTCCCACCATCATCACCTCCGACGTGATCATCGAGGGCAAGCTGATCACCAGCGGCGAGCTGCAGATCGACGGCACCCTTCACGGCGACATTCGCGCCGCCAGCGTCGTCGTCGACAGCAACGGCTCGATTCGCGGTGAGGTGGTCGCGGAGGAGATCGTGGTCCGTGGCCGCATCATCGGCCCGCTTCACGCGATCCATATCCACATCTATGCCGATGCCCATGTGGAGGGCGACATCGTCCACGAGACGATCTCCATCGAGAACGGCGCCTTCATCGAAGGCAGCATTCACCGCGCCGAAGATCCCATCGACGTGGCGGATTCCATGCATGCCATGGAGCCGGACCCCTATCTCCCCGGCACCCGGGAACCTTTGCGCACTCTGGAGAGCCCCGACGAGCCGAAATTCCGCCCCGACATCGAGCAAGGCGGCTTCCGCCCCGCCGATCTGATGCGGACCACCCAGAGCGACTGA
- a CDS encoding M23 family metallopeptidase: MRRREHWTTPEGGIREFLGRLFRERQIYIRSEGDVRFVTLSSRLQVLVCIGGLGLLFWLAYASVNVAFKDQLIALKERRIADVKHAYEVRLSELRTSIDVVNSRLLLDQDAYLARVDSLRADYGHLLARQRQLESFFQQGWLPARAFQGTTMAPDADPATEQAPAQDSNFEDQTHLAPDSYRVRFREQFGSADEVLQPLAEMQALAAAFDEAQATLVTRVDGHISAQMKAAEGTATMVGLSPRRIIAAAEPRQEAVGGPFIPVSLGLGGDPLIERLDDLAERHEDIVALREGLRDLPLTVPVQAYRLTSGFGTRRDPFRRRAALHAGVDLKAPYGAPVLATAAGTVTEAKVSAGYGKMVLISHDNGISTRYAHLSAISVVPRQKIAKHDVVGRLGSTGRSTGPHLHYETRINGRAVDPKRFWQARNDLQEQEQ, encoded by the coding sequence ATGCGACGCCGAGAACATTGGACGACGCCGGAGGGTGGCATTCGAGAATTTCTCGGACGCCTCTTTCGTGAACGTCAGATTTACATTCGCAGCGAAGGCGATGTTCGCTTCGTCACCTTGTCCTCGCGCCTTCAGGTTCTTGTCTGCATCGGCGGACTGGGCCTGTTGTTCTGGCTCGCTTATGCCAGCGTCAATGTTGCCTTCAAGGACCAGCTGATCGCCTTGAAGGAACGCCGCATCGCCGACGTCAAGCACGCCTATGAGGTCCGCCTTTCGGAGCTGCGCACCTCCATCGACGTGGTAAATTCTCGGCTGCTGCTGGATCAGGATGCCTATCTCGCCCGGGTTGATTCCCTGCGCGCCGATTACGGCCACCTCCTCGCCCGGCAGCGCCAGCTCGAATCATTCTTCCAGCAGGGCTGGCTCCCGGCGCGCGCCTTCCAGGGCACAACCATGGCCCCGGACGCCGATCCGGCGACCGAGCAGGCCCCCGCCCAGGACTCCAATTTCGAGGATCAGACCCACCTCGCGCCGGACTCCTATCGCGTCCGCTTCCGCGAGCAGTTCGGGTCTGCCGATGAGGTTCTGCAGCCGCTCGCGGAGATGCAGGCCTTGGCCGCCGCCTTCGACGAGGCGCAGGCGACCCTGGTGACCCGCGTCGACGGCCACATCTCGGCTCAGATGAAGGCCGCCGAGGGCACCGCGACCATGGTTGGCCTGTCCCCGCGCCGGATTATTGCCGCAGCCGAACCGCGTCAGGAGGCGGTGGGCGGACCCTTCATTCCCGTCTCTCTGGGCTTGGGCGGCGATCCCCTCATCGAGCGCCTGGACGACCTTGCCGAGCGGCACGAGGACATCGTCGCTTTGCGCGAGGGGCTGCGCGACCTGCCGCTGACGGTCCCGGTCCAGGCCTATCGTCTCACCAGCGGCTTCGGCACCCGCCGCGATCCCTTCCGCCGCCGCGCGGCCCTGCATGCCGGCGTCGACCTGAAGGCACCCTATGGCGCCCCGGTCCTGGCCACGGCGGCCGGCACCGTCACCGAGGCGAAGGTCTCCGCCGGCTATGGCAAGATGGTCCTGATCAGTCATGACAATGGCATCTCCACTCGATATGCTCATCTCAGTGCGATCTCGGTCGTCCCGAGACAGAAGATTGCGAAACACGATGTCGTCGGACGCCTGGGCAGCACCGGCCGCAGTACCGGCCCTCATTTGCATTATGAAACGCGCATTAACGGGCGCGCAGTCGACCCAAAACGCTTCTGGCAGGCGCGGAATGATCTTCAAGAGCAAGAGCAGTAG
- a CDS encoding N-acetylmuramoyl-L-alanine amidase encodes MLRLAKRALRPMMLALLVGGWTLAGGAPTRAMEPAADAPEEAAVHAIASRVAGDARRTRFVLDLDQPIPFSVYVVDDPFRVIIDLPNVGFQLPAGIGAQGRGLIREYRYGRFEAERSRVVIDANQPVLIDKSFMVSSKGTEPARLVIDLIGTDAVTFAKIKERIERQGEETRTAALADLNAADPAEAPEPAAAAPQTVITAKTDLPPVPRPRPLLATASETMPATTAPAAAETTLVALTLPAETAAPKGAGSEGAVVEPTAAFGRLGAAKPEMQKPVERRAKPIVVIDPGHGGIDPGAISKSGTFEKDVVLGFAKVLRDRLQASGRYDVVMTRSNDSFLTLGNRVRVAQKKQADLFISIHADSLKRGVARGSTVYTVSDKASDREAAEIAAAENKADLVAGVEVDGENEELTGILIDLVQRETRNHSVFFAKTLVNTLDGTTMLSSKPHRYAGFRVLRAADVPSVLVELGYLSSSEDEKLLTSSAWRQKVARSMQVAVDGFFGTHVSARQ; translated from the coding sequence ATGCTGCGCCTCGCAAAGAGAGCGCTGCGTCCAATGATGCTGGCGCTGTTGGTCGGGGGATGGACCCTGGCGGGCGGGGCGCCGACGCGGGCGATGGAGCCGGCTGCGGATGCGCCCGAGGAGGCCGCCGTCCACGCGATCGCCTCGCGCGTGGCCGGCGATGCGCGGCGGACGCGCTTCGTGCTGGATCTCGACCAGCCGATTCCCTTCAGCGTCTATGTGGTGGACGATCCGTTCCGGGTCATCATCGACCTGCCGAATGTGGGATTTCAGCTGCCCGCCGGAATCGGGGCGCAGGGGCGCGGGCTGATTCGCGAATACCGCTATGGCCGCTTCGAGGCGGAACGGTCACGGGTGGTGATCGATGCGAACCAGCCGGTGCTCATCGACAAGTCCTTCATGGTCAGTTCCAAGGGCACTGAGCCCGCACGCCTGGTGATCGACCTGATCGGCACCGACGCCGTCACCTTCGCCAAGATCAAGGAGCGCATCGAGCGGCAAGGCGAGGAGACCCGGACGGCGGCGCTGGCCGATCTCAATGCAGCCGACCCGGCAGAGGCCCCGGAACCCGCTGCCGCCGCACCGCAGACGGTCATAACGGCCAAGACGGACCTGCCGCCGGTACCGCGGCCGCGGCCGCTGCTGGCGACCGCAAGCGAGACGATGCCGGCCACGACGGCGCCGGCTGCCGCCGAGACGACGCTTGTCGCCTTGACCCTGCCCGCCGAGACGGCGGCGCCGAAGGGCGCAGGATCCGAGGGCGCGGTGGTGGAGCCGACGGCGGCCTTCGGCAGGCTGGGTGCCGCCAAGCCGGAGATGCAGAAGCCGGTGGAGCGCCGCGCCAAGCCCATCGTGGTCATCGACCCCGGCCATGGCGGCATCGATCCCGGCGCGATCAGCAAATCGGGCACTTTTGAGAAGGACGTCGTGCTGGGCTTTGCCAAGGTGCTGCGCGACCGGCTGCAGGCGAGCGGGCGCTACGACGTCGTCATGACCCGCAGCAATGACAGTTTCCTTACCCTCGGCAACCGGGTGCGGGTGGCCCAAAAGAAGCAGGCGGATCTGTTCATCTCCATCCATGCGGATTCGCTGAAGCGCGGGGTTGCCCGCGGGTCGACGGTCTATACCGTCTCGGACAAGGCCTCGGACCGGGAGGCTGCGGAAATCGCCGCGGCGGAAAACAAGGCCGACCTCGTGGCCGGCGTCGAGGTCGACGGCGAAAACGAAGAATTGACCGGCATCCTCATCGATCTGGTGCAGCGCGAAACGCGCAACCATTCCGTGTTCTTCGCCAAGACCCTCGTCAACACACTGGACGGGACGACGATGCTGAGCAGCAAGCCGCATCGCTATGCGGGCTTCCGGGTGCTGCGCGCAGCCGACGTCCCCTCGGTTCTGGTGGAGCTCGGCTATCTCTCCTCCAGCGAGGACGAGAAGCTGCTGACCTCCAGCGCCTGGCGGCAAAAGGTCGCCCGGTCCATGCAGGTGGCCGTGGACGGTTTCTTCGGGACGCATGTCTCGGCCCGCCAGTAG
- a CDS encoding peroxiredoxin, giving the protein MTETLDQGSLAPAFSLPGDGSTTLTLEAFRGRKLVLYFYPKDDTSGCTKEAIDFNAARADFNAADTEIVGMSADSVARHDKFKKKHGLDFPLAADESRTTLEAYGVWVEKSMYGRKYMGIDRATFLVDRSGKIARIWRKVKVPGHVQEVLAAARALD; this is encoded by the coding sequence ATGACTGAAACGTTGGACCAGGGCTCGCTCGCGCCAGCCTTTTCATTGCCCGGCGACGGGTCAACGACACTGACGCTGGAGGCGTTCCGCGGCCGCAAGCTTGTTCTCTATTTTTACCCGAAGGATGATACCAGCGGCTGTACGAAGGAAGCGATCGACTTCAACGCCGCCCGCGCCGATTTCAACGCCGCCGATACCGAGATCGTCGGCATGAGCGCCGATTCGGTCGCGAGGCACGACAAGTTCAAGAAGAAGCATGGTCTCGACTTCCCCCTGGCGGCGGACGAATCCCGCACCACCCTTGAGGCATACGGGGTCTGGGTGGAGAAGAGCATGTATGGTCGGAAGTACATGGGGATCGATCGTGCAACATTTCTTGTTGATCGAAGTGGAAAGATCGCTCGGATCTGGCGCAAGGTGAAAGTTCCCGGCCACGTGCAGGAAGTTCTCGCCGCTGCACGCGCTCTCGATTGA
- a CDS encoding penicillin-binding protein 1A yields the protein MLRFLGFLFTVGFILFAVAAGGAGYLIWRISDELPDYSQLAQYEPPVTTRVHAADGTLIAEYARERRLYVPESAIPKLVTEAFLAAEDKNFYQHSGVDPLGIARAVLTNAENYISGGGHMIGASTITQQVAKNFLLTNERTFDRKLKEALLSLRIEQAFSKDKILELYLNEIYLGFGAYGVAAASLNYFGKSLNDLSLAEVAYLAALPKAPNNYHPIRAKERATERRNWVLGQMAENGFVTREEAEAAMKVPLTITPREVGAELVSAEYFTEDVRREVLELYGEKKLYDGGLSIRTTLQPKLQIFARQALARGLLKYDRARGFRGPLQTIDISGDWGKTLSGITMPADLAPWQLAVVLETTNAEARIGLTPKRVVGGALADEREQGTISLKALTWARAAKDGGGLGPQVKAVSQVLKAGDVIYVAPADDGGTFHLVQVPAVSGGLVAMDPHTGRVLAMVGGFSYGLSQFNRASQAQRQPGSSFKPFVYAAALDNGYTPSSVILDAPIEVRLSNGDVWSPKNYSNKFYGPSTLRRGIELSRNVMTVRLVQDMGLEKVSEIAERFGIYDKMPPVLSMALGAGETTLMRMTTAFSMLDNGGKRIQPSLIDRVQDRYGHTIYRHDARDCPSCGVDQWQGQAEPEIADQREEILNPYTAYQITSMMEGVVQRGTGRAAAAVGKPLAGKSGTTNDEKDAWFIGSAPDLTVGIYVGYDNPKPMGKGSTGGEIAAPIFADFMKLALKDKPGIPFRVPSGVQLIPINPTNGQRAAYGDPKVILEAFKPGEGPADDTVVIGGGAVAQGVAGEQLQQLEGGLSTGTGGLY from the coding sequence ATGCTGCGTTTTCTAGGGTTTCTATTCACCGTCGGTTTCATCCTGTTCGCCGTGGCGGCCGGCGGTGCTGGATATTTGATCTGGCGGATCTCGGATGAGCTGCCCGACTACAGCCAGCTCGCCCAGTACGAGCCGCCGGTCACCACCCGGGTGCATGCGGCCGACGGAACGCTGATCGCCGAATATGCCCGCGAACGGCGCCTATATGTGCCGGAAAGCGCCATTCCGAAGCTGGTGACGGAAGCCTTCCTGGCGGCAGAAGACAAGAATTTCTACCAGCATAGCGGGGTCGACCCGCTCGGCATCGCCCGGGCGGTGCTGACGAATGCGGAAAACTACATCAGTGGCGGCGGCCACATGATCGGTGCCTCCACCATCACCCAGCAGGTGGCCAAGAACTTCCTGCTGACGAATGAGCGCACCTTCGACCGCAAGCTCAAGGAGGCCCTGCTGTCGCTGCGCATCGAGCAGGCCTTCTCGAAGGACAAGATCCTCGAACTCTATCTCAACGAAATCTATCTCGGCTTCGGTGCCTATGGGGTGGCGGCGGCCTCGCTCAATTATTTCGGCAAGTCGTTGAACGATCTCAGCCTGGCGGAGGTCGCCTATCTCGCGGCGCTGCCGAAGGCGCCCAACAACTACCACCCCATCCGCGCCAAGGAACGGGCGACGGAGCGGCGCAACTGGGTGCTGGGGCAGATGGCCGAAAACGGCTTCGTGACGCGCGAGGAGGCGGAGGCGGCCATGAAGGTGCCGCTGACGATCACGCCGCGTGAAGTCGGGGCGGAACTGGTCTCGGCGGAATATTTCACCGAAGACGTGCGCCGGGAAGTGCTGGAGCTCTATGGCGAGAAGAAGCTCTATGATGGCGGCCTGTCGATCCGGACCACGCTGCAGCCGAAACTGCAGATCTTCGCGCGCCAAGCTTTAGCGCGGGGGCTCTTGAAATATGACCGGGCCCGCGGCTTCCGCGGACCGCTGCAGACCATCGACATCAGTGGCGACTGGGGCAAGACCCTGTCCGGCATCACCATGCCCGCCGATCTCGCCCCCTGGCAGCTGGCCGTGGTGCTGGAGACGACGAATGCGGAAGCCCGCATCGGGCTCACGCCGAAGCGGGTGGTCGGCGGGGCGCTCGCCGATGAGCGCGAACAGGGGACCATTTCGCTCAAGGCGCTGACCTGGGCCAGGGCGGCCAAGGACGGCGGCGGGCTCGGACCGCAGGTGAAGGCGGTGAGCCAGGTGCTCAAGGCGGGCGACGTCATCTATGTGGCGCCGGCCGACGATGGCGGCACGTTCCATCTGGTCCAGGTGCCGGCCGTGTCGGGAGGCCTCGTCGCCATGGACCCGCATACGGGCCGCGTCCTGGCCATGGTCGGCGGGTTCTCCTACGGGTTGAGCCAGTTCAACCGAGCCTCCCAGGCCCAGCGCCAGCCGGGCTCGTCGTTCAAGCCGTTCGTCTATGCGGCCGCCCTCGACAATGGCTATACGCCGTCGAGCGTGATCCTGGATGCGCCCATCGAGGTGCGGCTGTCGAATGGCGATGTGTGGAGCCCGAAGAATTACTCGAACAAATTCTACGGACCCTCGACGCTGCGGCGCGGCATCGAGCTGTCGCGCAACGTGATGACCGTGCGGCTGGTGCAGGATATGGGGCTGGAAAAGGTCTCCGAGATCGCCGAACGCTTCGGGATCTACGACAAGATGCCGCCGGTCCTGTCCATGGCGCTGGGAGCGGGCGAGACGACGCTGATGCGCATGACCACCGCCTTCAGCATGCTCGACAATGGCGGCAAGCGCATCCAGCCGTCGCTGATCGACCGGGTCCAGGACCGCTACGGACATACGATCTACCGGCATGATGCGCGCGATTGCCCGAGTTGCGGCGTGGATCAGTGGCAGGGCCAGGCCGAGCCCGAGATCGCCGATCAGCGCGAGGAAATCCTCAATCCGTATACGGCCTACCAGATCACCTCCATGATGGAGGGGGTGGTGCAGCGCGGCACGGGCCGGGCGGCAGCGGCCGTCGGCAAGCCGCTGGCCGGCAAGAGCGGCACCACCAATGACGAGAAGGACGCCTGGTTCATCGGCTCGGCTCCCGATCTCACCGTCGGGATCTATGTCGGCTACGACAATCCCAAGCCCATGGGCAAGGGCTCGACGGGCGGCGAGATCGCAGCCCCGATCTTCGCCGACTTCATGAAGCTGGCGCTGAAGGACAAGCCGGGGATCCCGTTCCGGGTGCCGTCGGGCGTGCAGCTCATCCCCATCAATCCCACCAATGGCCAGAGAGCGGCCTATGGCGACCCCAAGGTCATCCTGGAGGCGTTCAAGCCGGGCGAGGGACCGGCGGACGACACGGTCGTCATCGGCGGCGGTGCGGTGGCGCAAGGGGTGGCCGGCGAGCAGCTGCAGCAGCTGGAAGGCGGATTGTCGACGGGGACCGGCGGGCTTTATTGA
- the prfB gene encoding peptide chain release factor 2 (programmed frameshift): MRAEAQTLVDHIQQSLGLLRRHLDWDHALRRLDELNAAAEHPGLWDEPQKAQALMRERQQIEDQVKSVRGLEQMLNDSVELIAMGEEEGDESIVSDAEATLKALRDDIGKREIETLLSGEADKNDCFLEVHSGAGGTESQDWTEMLARMYLRYAEAHGYKTETIEVHSGEEAGLKSATFQIKGHNAYGWLKTESGVHRLVRISPFDSNARRHTSFASVWVYPVIDDTIDIDVNESDCRIDTYRASGAGGQHVNTTDSAVRITHIPSGIVVQCQMERSQHKNRATAWTMLRARLYEAELQRREEAASTINAQKTEIGWGHQIRSYVLQPYQMVKDLRTGVETSDTGGVLDGKIDSFLEAALAQRVHGKGEGVPAEG, translated from the exons ATGCGCGCCGAAGCACAGACATTGGTCGATCACATCCAGCAGTCGCTCGGACTGCTGAGGAGGCATCTT GACTGGGATCACGCCCTCAGACGCCTGGACGAACTGAACGCCGCCGCGGAGCATCCTGGGCTCTGGGACGAGCCGCAGAAGGCGCAGGCGCTGATGCGGGAGCGTCAGCAGATCGAAGACCAGGTGAAATCCGTGCGCGGATTGGAGCAGATGCTCAATGACAGCGTCGAACTCATCGCCATGGGCGAGGAGGAGGGCGACGAGAGCATCGTCAGCGATGCGGAAGCGACGCTGAAGGCGCTGCGGGACGATATCGGCAAGCGCGAGATCGAGACGCTGCTGTCGGGAGAGGCGGACAAGAACGACTGCTTCCTCGAAGTCCATTCCGGCGCCGGGGGGACCGAGAGCCAGGACTGGACCGAGATGCTGGCGCGGATGTATCTGCGCTATGCGGAGGCCCATGGCTACAAGACCGAGACCATCGAAGTCCATTCGGGCGAAGAGGCGGGGCTCAAATCGGCGACCTTCCAGATCAAGGGGCATAATGCCTATGGCTGGCTGAAGACCGAATCGGGCGTGCACCGGCTGGTGCGCATCTCGCCGTTCGATTCGAATGCGCGGCGGCATACGTCCTTCGCCTCGGTCTGGGTCTATCCCGTCATCGACGACACGATCGACATCGACGTGAACGAGAGCGACTGCCGCATCGACACCTATCGCGCCTCAGGGGCCGGCGGGCAGCATGTGAACACGACCGACAGCGCGGTGCGCATCACCCATATCCCCTCGGGGATCGTGGTGCAGTGCCAGATGGAGCGGTCGCAGCACAAGAACCGGGCGACGGCCTGGACCATGCTGCGGGCGAGGCTCTACGAGGCGGAGCTGCAGCGGCGCGAAGAGGCGGCCAGCACCATCAATGCGCAGAAGACGGAGATCGGCTGGGGACACCAGATCCGCTCCTATGTGCTGCAGCCCTACCAGATGGTGAAGGATTTGCGGACAGGGGTCGAGACCAGCGATACCGGCGGCGTGCTGGATGGGAAGATCGACAGCTTCCTAGAGGCGGCGCTGGCCCAGCGGGTCCACGGCAAGGGCGAGGGCGTGCCGGCGGAGGGGTAG
- a CDS encoding Rne/Rng family ribonuclease, whose amino-acid sequence MGSNMLIDAAHPEETRVVVLRGNKIEEFDYESSSRKQIRGNIYLAKVTRVEPSLQAAFVDYGGNRHGFLAFNEIHPDYYQIPVADRQALLKQEARDAMASGDEDIEPVETSEAPSAEEGNGDGRRRRRHRRHNGAEADAEGGEGGSGGVEEVEEDPESQAVDSVGAEDALEEASHFQRNVRRVYKIQEVIKRRQILLVQVVKEERGNKGAALTTYLSLAGRYCVLMPNTGRGGGISRKITDAGDRRRLKEVAREMEVPEGMGVIVRTAGANRTKVEIKRDYDYLLRQWESIRDLTLQSTAPALIYEEGSIIKRAIRDLYTKDVDQVLIEGPVAHREAREFMKMLMPSHARNVKPYMEPRPLFSRYQVESQLDGLFSPVVTLSSGGYIVINQTEALVSIDVNSGKSTREHNIEDTALKTNLEAADEVARQLRLRDLAGLIVIDFIDMEEKRNNRNVERRMKEALKNDRARIQVGRISHFGLLEMSRQRLRVGMLEGSTIPCPTCQGRGIVRSIESCALSVLRGIEEYLMRRPEDVTVRCDPHVAFYLLNQKRHNVLTIEAAYAISIYLEPSDEHHNENFKVERAEGRPVRPLPIAVQIDTSYADFDEEEEEVVVEESVAEQPERIGDVETVAETAETAFEERDDERERHQPGEDDGSRRRRRRRGRRGGRRNREFEGTAAEGQENGDWVDPGSLPQPDTGITPIPEFQHAVEGDQETEASRNRSRRGRGRRGDRSRREAAELAPAGPMEDRVEGILSVEIEATGDESLAAEQIAVDLSPEAGRISEASAEAPAAPAISDAEAATPEATEPAAAPKRTRKPRVRKTAAAEPAPEAEAGPAEAPAEPEAAEPVAAEPAAAEEPAPKPKRRSRAKPKAAAVTDDMITDQAGSTPKPVPQFDEAAASPILPAEPSAPTESSEASAPTSEPEPETVQHEPEPEAAQHQPEPARERVSAEPVEPKPERPARRGWWQRKIFGD is encoded by the coding sequence ATGGGAAGCAATATGCTGATCGACGCGGCCCACCCGGAAGAGACCCGGGTCGTCGTGCTGCGTGGAAACAAGATTGAGGAATTCGACTACGAATCGTCGTCCCGGAAGCAGATCAGAGGCAATATCTATCTCGCCAAGGTAACGCGGGTGGAGCCATCGCTCCAGGCGGCCTTCGTCGATTATGGTGGCAACCGCCACGGCTTTCTGGCCTTCAACGAGATCCATCCGGATTATTATCAGATCCCGGTCGCCGATCGTCAGGCCCTGCTGAAGCAGGAGGCCCGCGATGCCATGGCCTCCGGCGACGAGGATATCGAACCGGTCGAGACATCCGAAGCACCGAGCGCCGAAGAAGGCAATGGTGACGGCCGCCGCCGGCGCCGGCATCGCCGCCACAATGGCGCGGAAGCCGATGCCGAGGGCGGCGAAGGCGGCTCCGGCGGCGTCGAGGAGGTCGAGGAGGATCCCGAATCCCAGGCCGTCGACAGTGTCGGCGCCGAGGATGCCCTGGAGGAGGCCTCCCATTTCCAGCGCAATGTCCGCCGGGTCTACAAGATCCAGGAGGTCATCAAGCGCCGTCAGATCCTTCTGGTCCAGGTCGTCAAGGAGGAGCGGGGCAACAAGGGCGCCGCACTCACCACCTATCTGTCCCTGGCCGGCCGCTATTGCGTGCTGATGCCGAACACCGGTCGTGGCGGCGGCATTTCCCGCAAGATCACCGATGCCGGCGATCGGCGTCGCCTCAAGGAGGTGGCCCGCGAGATGGAGGTGCCCGAGGGCATGGGCGTCATCGTCCGCACCGCCGGCGCCAACCGCACCAAGGTCGAGATCAAGCGCGACTACGATTATCTGCTCCGCCAGTGGGAGAGCATCCGCGATCTGACGCTGCAATCCACGGCCCCCGCCCTCATCTACGAGGAGGGCAGCATCATCAAGCGGGCGATCCGCGACCTTTATACGAAGGATGTCGACCAAGTCCTCATCGAGGGCCCCGTCGCCCATCGTGAGGCGCGCGAATTCATGAAGATGCTCATGCCGAGCCATGCGCGCAACGTGAAGCCCTATATGGAGCCGCGCCCGCTCTTCAGCCGCTACCAGGTGGAAAGCCAGCTCGACGGCCTGTTCTCCCCCGTCGTCACTCTGAGCTCGGGGGGCTACATCGTCATCAATCAGACCGAGGCCCTGGTCTCCATCGATGTGAACTCCGGCAAGTCGACCCGCGAGCACAATATCGAGGACACCGCCCTCAAGACCAATCTCGAGGCTGCCGATGAGGTCGCCCGCCAATTGCGTCTGCGCGACCTTGCCGGCCTGATCGTCATCGACTTCATCGACATGGAGGAGAAGCGCAACAACCGCAATGTCGAGCGCCGCATGAAGGAGGCGCTGAAGAACGATCGCGCCCGCATTCAGGTCGGCCGCATCAGCCATTTCGGCCTGCTCGAAATGTCCCGTCAGCGCCTGCGCGTGGGCATGCTGGAGGGATCGACCATCCCCTGCCCGACCTGTCAGGGCCGCGGCATCGTCCGCTCCATCGAATCCTGCGCGCTGTCCGTGCTGCGGGGCATCGAGGAGTATCTCATGCGCCGCCCCGAGGATGTCACCGTCCGCTGCGACCCGCATGTCGCCTTCTATCTGCTGAATCAGAAGCGCCACAATGTTCTGACCATCGAGGCCGCTTACGCAATTTCGATCTATCTCGAGCCCTCCGACGAGCATCACAACGAGAACTTCAAGGTCGAGCGCGCCGAGGGCCGCCCGGTCCGGCCGCTGCCCATCGCCGTGCAGATCGACACCTCCTATGCCGATTTCGACGAGGAGGAAGAGGAGGTCGTGGTCGAGGAAAGCGTGGCCGAGCAGCCCGAGAGGATCGGCGATGTCGAGACTGTCGCGGAGACCGCAGAGACCGCCTTCGAGGAGCGCGACGACGAGCGCGAGCGTCACCAGCCGGGCGAGGATGACGGCAGCCGCCGTCGCCGCCGTCGCCGCGGTCGTCGGGGCGGTCGCCGCAATCGCGAGTTTGAGGGCACCGCGGCCGAGGGCCAGGAGAATGGCGACTGGGTCGATCCCGGCTCCCTGCCCCAGCCCGACACCGGCATCACCCCGATCCCCGAATTCCAGCACGCCGTCGAAGGCGACCAGGAAACCGAGGCGAGCCGCAACCGCAGCCGCAGGGGTCGCGGACGTCGCGGCGACCGGTCGCGTCGGGAGGCAGCCGAGCTGGCGCCTGCAGGTCCGATGGAGGATCGCGTCGAAGGCATCCTCTCCGTCGAGATCGAGGCCACCGGCGACGAGTCCTTGGCGGCTGAGCAGATTGCCGTGGACCTCTCCCCCGAGGCGGGCCGGATAAGTGAAGCCTCGGCCGAAGCCCCGGCCGCGCCTGCCATCAGCGACGCCGAAGCCGCCACGCCGGAGGCGACCGAACCGGCGGCAGCCCCCAAGCGCACCCGCAAGCCGCGGGTCCGCAAGACGGCCGCGGCCGAGCCAGCACCGGAGGCCGAAGCCGGCCCCGCTGAGGCGCCGGCCGAGCCTGAGGCTGCCGAGCCTGTGGCTGCTGAGCCTGCGGCCGCCGAAGAGCCGGCGCCCAAGCCGAAGCGGCGCAGTCGCGCCAAGCCCAAGGCGGCAGCGGTGACCGACGACATGATCACCGATCAGGCCGGATCGACGCCCAAGCCTGTTCCGCAATTCGACGAGGCGGCAGCATCTCCGATCCTGCCGGCGGAGCCCTCCGCTCCGACGGAGAGCAGCGAAGCCTCTGCCCCGACATCCGAGCCGGAGCCCGAGACGGTGCAGCACGAGCCGGAGCCTGAAGCAGCGCAGCACCAGCCTGAACCGGCCCGTGAACGCGTGTCTGCTGAGCCTGTCGAGCCGAAGCCCGAGCGTCCGGCCCGGCGCGGCTGGTGGCAGCGCAAGATTTTTGGCGATTGA